From a region of the Corallococcus coralloides DSM 2259 genome:
- a CDS encoding DUF3857 domain-containing protein yields the protein MSRFTSLAALVVLTCPVLGLAKPNADDRAREYAAEAVKAANSPRGGAALLRMHALVDDVEDLTPLVSTYQQIASRRTSDVNTRTTAQLLLMDAERSRGRMVRANEVRQWLGFVNDYYVVGGFENEGKAGCDTDFGPEAANLDLTARYPGAKGHEATWRKLSVTSADGYVDLATAVRPNKESVAYALTWLEVPQDTRVPLALGTSGGYRLWVNGQLASKEDRYNLPRPDQTRVSVKLKKGLNRVLVKVCQESGPLGFYLRSETASARASLPAKAPALERMPAPAPQPLPTLTSSLRALVEKNPDDAALRGDYAQVLSFFRAYDEREHTASAEAALAAENAPNDARLQVLAANTQTDDLNERRRFLEASVKADPTYAPARLALADHEMDRGHPERVQPLLAPLMEVEDGRNVPGARLLLARAAEALGERARAHALIEEAFRQQPRVPRVVRVAAAASRQLGRAQEAMDRMRVVLALRYDDSNTRRQLASMLADAGKVDAAEREYAKLTDLNPFDNGSRVRLAELKAANGAVEEATALFTEAKALSPDEPEVYEREGRALLAAGQREPALAAFEKSLQLRPQNPGLKEALRTLKGESETAGTQYLVDAKPLSKEAEGYVHEDALYLVDNTYVRVQKSGLSSRMLQMVVRVYNQRGVDAFRSIPVTYSPDRQEVRVLRARVTKPDGSVVDSYGDADRNINEPWTGMYYDARARILSFPSLAAGDTLELTYRLDDTAQDNLLSDYWGDVESVQGVYPKVRFQYVVDMPKERPLYWNKSRLAGVDQQQESPESGRTVYRFGAKHVSKVVPEPGMPGWAEVAQNLHISTYKTWDQVGHYWWGLVRDQLQPNAELKTTVDQVLTGVDRKDQLAVVRAIYSFVVTNTRYVALEFGIHGFKPYRVDRVLARRFGDCKDKASLIHSMLKVAGVDSRLVLLRMRNLGALDAEPASLAAFNHAIAYVPKFDLYLDGTAEFHGAKELPSADRVANVLVVDPNGTSNFLTTPEAKAEDNKTTLAMDVALRPDGGADVKGQSSVSGQSAPDYRRAYRPESTRKSTFERAWAQSFPGLTVREVKLSDTTRLDDDVTLDFNMGIPRYAEVLPGGSLRFLPFGTGRTYQQAYASLAERRFDLVMQSPWVNTFKLRYTLPGGYTVAEMPQAVEETTKFGRVKLSYRVENGALVADGEVALSVARIKADEYPQFREFLGRVDRAFGRRILLQGPGQKTASR from the coding sequence ATGTCGCGTTTCACATCGCTGGCCGCACTTGTCGTGCTCACCTGCCCCGTGCTGGGGCTCGCGAAGCCGAACGCGGACGACCGGGCCCGCGAGTACGCGGCCGAGGCCGTCAAGGCCGCCAACTCGCCACGCGGCGGCGCCGCGCTCCTGCGCATGCACGCGCTGGTGGATGACGTGGAGGACCTCACCCCGCTGGTGAGCACCTACCAGCAGATTGCGTCGCGCCGCACGTCGGACGTGAACACGCGCACCACCGCGCAGCTGCTGCTCATGGACGCGGAGCGCTCGCGCGGCCGCATGGTGCGCGCCAACGAGGTCCGCCAGTGGCTGGGCTTCGTCAACGACTACTACGTCGTGGGCGGCTTCGAGAACGAGGGCAAGGCCGGCTGCGACACGGACTTCGGTCCGGAGGCCGCCAACCTGGACCTCACCGCGCGCTACCCCGGCGCCAAGGGCCACGAGGCCACCTGGCGCAAGCTGTCCGTCACGTCCGCGGACGGCTACGTGGACCTGGCCACCGCCGTGCGCCCCAACAAGGAGTCCGTGGCGTACGCGCTCACCTGGCTGGAGGTGCCCCAGGACACGCGCGTGCCGCTGGCCCTGGGCACCTCTGGCGGCTACCGCCTGTGGGTGAACGGGCAGCTGGCATCCAAGGAGGACCGCTACAACCTGCCGCGCCCGGACCAGACGCGCGTGTCGGTGAAGCTCAAGAAGGGCCTCAACCGGGTGCTGGTGAAGGTGTGCCAGGAGTCCGGTCCGCTGGGCTTCTACCTGCGCTCGGAGACGGCCTCCGCCCGCGCCTCGCTGCCCGCCAAGGCCCCCGCGCTGGAGCGCATGCCCGCGCCCGCGCCGCAGCCCTTGCCCACGCTGACCTCCTCGCTGCGCGCGCTGGTGGAGAAGAACCCGGACGACGCGGCCCTGCGCGGCGACTACGCCCAGGTGCTGTCCTTCTTCCGCGCGTATGACGAGCGCGAGCACACCGCCAGCGCCGAGGCCGCGCTCGCCGCGGAGAACGCCCCCAACGACGCGCGCCTGCAAGTGCTGGCCGCCAACACCCAGACGGACGACCTCAACGAGCGCCGCCGCTTCCTGGAGGCCTCCGTGAAGGCGGACCCCACCTACGCCCCCGCGCGCCTGGCGCTGGCGGATCATGAGATGGACCGCGGCCACCCGGAGCGCGTGCAGCCGCTGCTCGCCCCCCTCATGGAGGTGGAGGACGGCCGCAACGTGCCGGGCGCGCGCCTCCTGCTCGCCCGCGCGGCGGAAGCCCTGGGCGAGCGCGCCCGGGCGCACGCGCTGATTGAAGAGGCCTTCCGCCAGCAGCCGCGCGTGCCCCGCGTGGTGCGCGTGGCCGCCGCGGCGTCCCGTCAGCTGGGCCGCGCCCAGGAGGCCATGGACCGCATGCGCGTGGTGCTGGCGCTGCGCTACGACGACTCCAACACCCGCCGCCAGCTGGCCTCCATGCTCGCGGACGCGGGCAAGGTGGACGCCGCCGAGCGCGAGTACGCGAAGCTCACCGACCTGAACCCCTTCGACAACGGCAGCCGCGTGCGGCTGGCGGAGCTCAAGGCCGCCAACGGCGCCGTGGAGGAGGCCACCGCCCTCTTCACGGAGGCCAAGGCGCTCTCCCCGGATGAACCGGAGGTCTACGAGCGCGAGGGCCGCGCGCTGCTCGCCGCCGGTCAGCGCGAGCCCGCCCTGGCCGCCTTCGAGAAGTCGCTGCAGCTGCGCCCGCAGAACCCCGGCCTCAAGGAGGCCCTGCGCACGCTCAAGGGTGAGTCCGAGACCGCGGGCACCCAGTACCTGGTGGACGCGAAGCCCCTGTCCAAGGAGGCCGAGGGCTACGTGCACGAGGACGCCCTGTACCTCGTCGACAACACCTACGTGCGCGTGCAGAAGAGCGGCCTGTCCAGCCGCATGCTGCAGATGGTGGTGCGCGTCTACAACCAGCGCGGCGTGGATGCGTTCCGCAGCATTCCGGTGACGTACTCGCCGGACCGCCAGGAGGTGCGCGTGCTGCGCGCCCGCGTGACGAAGCCGGACGGCTCCGTGGTGGACAGCTACGGCGACGCGGACCGCAACATCAACGAGCCGTGGACGGGCATGTACTACGACGCCCGCGCCCGCATCCTGTCGTTCCCGTCGCTGGCCGCCGGTGACACGCTGGAGCTCACCTACCGCCTGGACGACACCGCGCAGGACAACCTGCTGTCCGACTACTGGGGTGACGTGGAGAGCGTGCAGGGCGTCTACCCGAAGGTGCGCTTCCAGTACGTCGTGGACATGCCCAAGGAGCGGCCGCTGTACTGGAACAAGAGCCGCCTGGCCGGCGTGGACCAGCAGCAGGAGTCCCCCGAGTCCGGCCGCACCGTGTACCGCTTCGGCGCGAAGCACGTCTCCAAGGTGGTGCCGGAGCCGGGCATGCCGGGCTGGGCGGAGGTCGCCCAGAACCTGCACATCTCCACGTACAAGACGTGGGACCAGGTGGGCCACTACTGGTGGGGCCTGGTGCGCGACCAGCTCCAGCCCAACGCGGAGCTGAAGACCACGGTGGACCAGGTGCTCACCGGCGTGGACCGCAAGGACCAGCTGGCCGTGGTGCGCGCCATCTACTCCTTCGTCGTCACCAACACCCGCTACGTGGCGCTGGAGTTCGGCATCCACGGCTTCAAGCCGTACCGGGTGGACCGCGTGCTGGCCCGCCGCTTCGGCGACTGCAAGGACAAGGCGAGCCTCATCCACTCCATGCTGAAGGTGGCGGGCGTGGACAGCCGGCTGGTGCTCTTGCGCATGCGCAACCTGGGCGCGCTGGACGCGGAGCCCGCGTCGCTGGCGGCCTTCAACCACGCCATCGCGTACGTGCCCAAGTTCGACCTGTACCTGGACGGCACGGCGGAGTTCCACGGCGCCAAGGAGCTTCCTTCCGCGGACCGCGTGGCCAACGTGCTGGTGGTGGACCCCAACGGGACGAGCAACTTCCTCACCACGCCGGAGGCGAAGGCGGAGGACAACAAGACGACGCTGGCCATGGACGTGGCGCTGCGGCCTGACGGCGGCGCGGACGTGAAGGGCCAGAGCAGCGTGTCCGGCCAGTCCGCGCCGGACTACCGCCGCGCCTACCGCCCGGAGTCCACGCGCAAGTCCACCTTCGAGCGCGCCTGGGCGCAGAGCTTCCCCGGCCTCACCGTGCGCGAGGTGAAGCTCAGCGACACCACCCGCCTGGACGACGACGTGACGCTGGACTTCAACATGGGCATCCCGCGCTACGCGGAGGTGCTGCCCGGCGGCAGCCTGCGCTTCCTGCCCTTCGGCACGGGGCGCACGTACCAGCAGGCGTACGCGTCGCTCGCCGAGCGCCGCTTCGACCTGGTGATGCAGAGCCCCTGGGTGAACACCTTCAAGCTGCGCTACACGCTGCCCGGCGGCTACACCGTGGCGGAGATGCCGCAGGCGGTGGAGGAGACCACGAAGTTCGGCCGCGTGAAGCTCAGCTACCGCGTGGAGAACGGCGCGCTCGTCGCCGACGGCGAGGTGGCCCTCTCCGTCGCCCGCATCAAGGCGGACGAGTACCCGCAGTTCCGTGAGTTCCTGGGCCGCGTGGACCGCGCCTTCGGCCGCCGCATCCTGCTCCAGGGGCCGGGGCAGAAGACGGCTTCGCGGTAA
- a CDS encoding glycosyl hydrolase family 18 protein — MRRSKWIVGLVASALTVAGCGQESFAPEAEGPGSVMKAPLDAAWAAGVAYSVGTRVTFEGRVYQCRQAHTSQADWTPTAVAALWLDLGPVTGGGDTTAPVVTASSSSTNITAAGSITISGSATDNVGVTKIEILENGALVATASSYTRSFSGSGQNGTYTYTVKAYDAAGNVGSKTVTVTVAIPSNGDVTAPVVTASASASRITAAGSFTVSGSATDNVGVTKIEILENGTLVATASSFTRAISTSAQNGTYTYTVKAYDAAGNVGTKTVSVVVELPTTPPPPGGKRIVGYFTAWGIYARNYQVSNVPASKLTHINYAFSNISPDGKCILGDSFADIDKGFGFPGEWDPGALRGNFRAFKELKKTNPNLKLLISIGGWSWSKYFSQVAATAASRTAFVKSCVDLYVKGQFPGVTPANGVGVFDGIDVDWEYPTGGGLPDNISSPADKVNYTLLMQEFRTQLAAVTAQTGQPYLLTIASGASPDLLANKQETVKLAGILDWINVMSYDYHGAFESTVNFHSALDRVTGDPGANDGFYTDGSIAKMLQLGVPASKIVVGVPFYGRGWGNVPNVNNGLFQSGVPTKGTWDDGQSGLTGVFDYKDLKANYERAGSGYTKFFHPESKQAYVYSPSTKIWVAYDDVQSINAKSDYILSKGLGGAMFWELSGDDGSLVNALHTKLH; from the coding sequence ATGCGTCGTAGCAAGTGGATTGTGGGCCTGGTGGCGTCCGCGCTGACCGTCGCCGGTTGTGGTCAGGAGTCCTTCGCGCCCGAAGCGGAAGGTCCGGGCAGCGTGATGAAGGCACCGCTGGATGCCGCGTGGGCCGCAGGCGTCGCCTACTCCGTGGGCACGCGCGTCACATTCGAAGGCCGCGTCTATCAGTGCCGTCAGGCCCACACGTCCCAGGCGGACTGGACGCCAACGGCCGTGGCCGCGCTGTGGCTGGACCTGGGCCCCGTGACGGGCGGCGGCGACACCACCGCGCCCGTCGTCACCGCATCGAGCAGCAGCACGAACATCACCGCCGCGGGCTCCATCACCATCTCCGGCAGCGCCACGGACAACGTGGGCGTGACGAAGATTGAAATCCTGGAGAACGGCGCGCTGGTCGCCACCGCGTCCTCCTATACGCGGAGCTTCTCCGGCTCCGGGCAGAACGGCACGTACACGTACACCGTGAAGGCCTATGACGCCGCCGGCAACGTGGGCTCGAAGACCGTCACCGTCACCGTCGCCATTCCCTCCAACGGCGACGTCACCGCCCCCGTCGTCACCGCCAGCGCCAGCGCGTCGCGCATCACCGCCGCGGGCTCCTTCACCGTCTCCGGCAGCGCCACGGACAACGTGGGCGTGACGAAGATTGAAATCCTGGAGAACGGCACGCTCGTGGCCACCGCGTCGTCGTTCACGCGCGCCATCTCCACGTCCGCGCAGAACGGCACGTACACGTACACCGTGAAGGCGTACGACGCCGCGGGCAACGTGGGCACCAAGACCGTGAGCGTCGTGGTGGAGCTGCCCACGACACCTCCGCCTCCGGGTGGCAAGCGCATCGTCGGGTACTTCACCGCGTGGGGCATCTACGCGCGCAACTACCAGGTCTCCAACGTCCCTGCGTCGAAGCTCACGCACATCAACTACGCCTTCTCCAACATCTCCCCGGACGGCAAGTGCATCCTCGGGGACTCGTTCGCGGACATCGACAAGGGCTTCGGCTTCCCCGGCGAGTGGGACCCCGGCGCGCTGCGCGGCAACTTCCGCGCGTTCAAGGAACTGAAGAAGACGAACCCGAACCTCAAGCTGCTCATCTCCATTGGCGGCTGGTCCTGGTCCAAGTACTTCTCCCAGGTGGCCGCCACCGCCGCGTCGCGCACCGCGTTCGTGAAGTCCTGCGTGGACCTGTACGTGAAGGGCCAGTTCCCCGGCGTCACCCCGGCCAACGGCGTGGGCGTGTTCGACGGCATCGACGTGGACTGGGAGTACCCCACCGGCGGCGGCCTGCCGGACAACATCAGCAGCCCCGCGGACAAGGTGAACTACACCCTGCTCATGCAGGAGTTCCGCACCCAGCTGGCCGCCGTGACGGCGCAGACGGGCCAGCCCTACCTGCTCACCATCGCGTCGGGCGCGTCGCCGGACCTGCTCGCCAACAAGCAGGAGACCGTGAAGCTGGCCGGCATCCTCGATTGGATCAACGTGATGTCCTACGACTACCACGGCGCCTTCGAGAGCACGGTCAACTTCCACTCCGCGCTCGACCGCGTGACGGGTGACCCGGGCGCCAACGACGGCTTCTACACGGACGGCTCCATCGCCAAGATGCTCCAGCTGGGCGTGCCCGCCTCCAAGATCGTCGTGGGCGTGCCCTTCTACGGCCGCGGCTGGGGCAACGTGCCCAACGTGAACAACGGCCTGTTCCAGTCCGGCGTCCCCACCAAGGGCACCTGGGATGACGGCCAGTCCGGCCTCACCGGCGTGTTCGACTACAAGGACCTCAAGGCCAACTACGAGCGCGCGGGCTCCGGCTACACGAAGTTCTTCCACCCGGAGAGCAAGCAGGCCTACGTCTACAGCCCGTCCACGAAGATCTGGGTGGCCTACGACGACGTGCAGAGCATCAACGCCAAGTCGGACTACATCCTGTCCAAGGGCCTGGGCGGCGCGATGTTCTGGGAGCTGAGCGGCGATGACGGCAGCCTCGTCAACGCGCTCCACACCAAGCTCCACTGA
- the nagA gene encoding N-acetylglucosamine-6-phosphate deacetylase, with amino-acid sequence MPTILQGARVFTGDQLLEGHAVVIEDGTVRAVVPQAGLPTGATVHTLPDDTLLAPGFVDVQVNGAGGVLFNDTPTEEAALAIASAMRTCGTTGLLPTFITDDAARMREACEAALTATAHPDSGVLGIHLEGPFISRERAGVHVPSFIRTPDPRDLDYLTALPRRFAAHGGRVLMTLAPECVDDATLRRLANAGVVLSAGHTAATSERTTQALQCGVRGFTHLFNAMPPVMNRQPGPVVAALTHDDAWCGVIADGVHVHADNLRLLLKVKPPGKVFLVTDAMPPVGTPVTSFTLQGRTILRRHGRLETEDGTLAGADIDLTAAVRHCVQVLNVPLEEALRMASLHPATFMGLHGHRGRIATGHRADLVLLKPDLSVHSTWVGGQAKSNASH; translated from the coding sequence ATGCCCACCATCCTCCAGGGCGCCCGCGTCTTCACCGGGGACCAGCTCCTCGAAGGTCACGCCGTCGTCATCGAGGACGGCACCGTCCGCGCCGTGGTGCCCCAGGCCGGACTCCCCACCGGCGCCACCGTGCACACGCTGCCGGATGACACACTCCTGGCCCCAGGCTTCGTGGACGTGCAGGTCAACGGCGCGGGCGGCGTGCTCTTCAACGACACGCCCACCGAGGAGGCCGCGCTCGCCATCGCCTCCGCCATGCGCACGTGCGGCACCACGGGCCTGCTCCCCACGTTCATCACCGACGACGCCGCCCGCATGCGCGAAGCCTGCGAGGCCGCGCTCACCGCCACCGCGCACCCTGACAGCGGTGTGCTCGGCATCCACCTGGAAGGCCCCTTCATCAGCCGCGAGCGCGCAGGCGTCCACGTGCCTTCGTTCATCCGCACGCCCGACCCTCGCGACCTCGACTACCTCACCGCCCTGCCCCGCCGTTTCGCCGCGCACGGAGGCCGCGTGCTGATGACGCTCGCTCCCGAGTGCGTGGACGATGCCACCCTGCGCCGCCTCGCCAACGCTGGCGTCGTGCTCAGCGCGGGCCACACCGCCGCCACCAGCGAGCGCACCACCCAGGCCCTGCAATGCGGCGTGCGCGGCTTCACCCACCTGTTCAACGCCATGCCTCCGGTGATGAACCGCCAGCCCGGCCCCGTCGTCGCCGCGCTCACCCATGACGACGCGTGGTGCGGCGTCATCGCGGACGGCGTGCACGTGCACGCGGACAACCTGCGCCTGCTCCTCAAGGTCAAACCGCCGGGCAAGGTGTTCCTCGTCACGGACGCCATGCCGCCCGTCGGCACGCCCGTCACGTCCTTCACCCTCCAGGGACGCACCATCCTGCGCCGCCACGGCCGTCTGGAGACGGAGGACGGCACGCTCGCGGGCGCGGACATCGACCTCACGGCGGCGGTGCGTCACTGCGTCCAGGTGCTCAACGTGCCGCTGGAGGAAGCGCTGCGCATGGCCTCGCTCCATCCCGCCACCTTCATGGGACTGCATGGCCACCGGGGCCGCATCGCCACCGGGCATCGCGCGGACCTCGTGCTGTTGAAGCCGGACCTTTCCGTCCACAGCACATGGGTGGGCGGACAGGCAAAATCCAACGCCAGCCATTAA
- a CDS encoding SIS domain-containing protein, protein MDPTPKNPSLPALAREAAEAPAAARRQLERCRDTFAYLGARLRRTPPRFVVTCARGSSDHAAVYGKYLIETTLGRAVASLGPSVASVYNTRSLDLRDALFIAVSQSGQSPDLLRMTEAARAGGAVVLGFINDEASPLTALCDVHIPLSAGPEHSVAATKSYLLSGLAFLQLVAHWSDSAELHDAARRLPDALEAAGKLDWWPALATLKDASSLYVVGRGSGLGAALEMALKLKETCRLHAEAFSTAEVLHGPLGLVRPGFPVLALGQEDNAAQGTRDVVQRMVELGASVHTALPVPGAQTLPTLPDLPAAIAPLCQVQSFYFAVHQLATARGLNPDAPAHLRKVTETV, encoded by the coding sequence GTGGACCCCACCCCGAAGAATCCCTCCCTCCCCGCCCTCGCACGCGAGGCCGCCGAGGCCCCGGCCGCCGCTCGCCGCCAGCTCGAACGCTGCCGCGACACCTTCGCCTACCTGGGCGCTCGCCTGCGCCGCACGCCGCCCCGCTTCGTCGTCACCTGCGCCCGAGGCAGCTCCGACCATGCGGCCGTCTACGGCAAGTACCTCATCGAAACCACGCTGGGCCGCGCCGTCGCATCCCTGGGCCCCAGCGTCGCGTCCGTCTACAACACGCGATCCCTGGACCTGCGCGACGCGCTCTTCATCGCCGTGTCCCAGTCCGGCCAGAGCCCCGACCTCCTGCGCATGACCGAGGCCGCCCGCGCGGGAGGCGCCGTCGTGCTGGGCTTCATCAATGACGAAGCCTCTCCGCTGACCGCGCTGTGCGACGTGCACATTCCGCTGTCCGCCGGCCCTGAACACAGCGTCGCCGCCACCAAGTCCTATCTGCTCTCCGGGCTCGCCTTCCTCCAGCTCGTCGCGCACTGGTCGGACTCCGCGGAGCTGCATGACGCCGCCCGGCGGCTCCCGGACGCGCTGGAGGCCGCGGGCAAGCTCGACTGGTGGCCGGCGCTCGCGACGCTCAAGGACGCGAGCAGCCTGTATGTCGTCGGCCGGGGCAGCGGCCTGGGCGCCGCGCTGGAGATGGCCCTCAAGCTCAAGGAGACCTGCCGATTGCACGCGGAAGCCTTCAGCACCGCGGAGGTCCTCCATGGCCCGCTCGGGCTGGTACGGCCGGGCTTCCCCGTGCTCGCGCTGGGGCAGGAGGACAACGCCGCGCAGGGCACTCGCGACGTCGTGCAGCGCATGGTCGAGCTGGGCGCGAGCGTCCACACCGCCCTGCCCGTCCCCGGCGCGCAAACCCTGCCCACGCTGCCGGACCTTCCCGCGGCCATTGCTCCGCTCTGCCAGGTGCAGAGCTTCTACTTCGCGGTGCACCAGCTCGCGACGGCGCGAGGCCTGAACCCGGATGCGCCCGCGCACCTGCGCAAGGTCACGGAGACCGTGTGA
- a CDS encoding DUF3817 domain-containing protein, with protein sequence MLKTALGRFRFVAFWEGLSFLVLLLIAMPLKYALNMPLGVRVVGMAHGLLFVAYLYTLMMAAIEYRWGVKRIAVAFLASLVPGGTFWLDAQLRGEALALETAKTR encoded by the coding sequence ATGCTGAAGACCGCTCTGGGCCGTTTCCGCTTCGTCGCCTTCTGGGAAGGCCTGTCCTTCCTGGTGCTGCTGCTCATCGCCATGCCGCTGAAGTACGCGCTGAACATGCCCCTGGGCGTGCGCGTGGTGGGCATGGCGCACGGCCTGCTGTTCGTGGCGTACCTCTACACGCTGATGATGGCGGCCATTGAATACCGCTGGGGCGTGAAGCGGATCGCCGTGGCGTTCCTGGCCTCGCTCGTGCCGGGCGGGACGTTCTGGCTGGACGCGCAGTTGCGTGGTGAGGCGCTCGCGCTGGAGACGGCGAAGACGCGCTGA
- a CDS encoding Uma2 family endonuclease, translating to MGRHTDKVGDAFPRAPSQEEWERMGQEERDRVVATLPGEVTYEEMAMPEGDDHQEPKALAREALRGYFKRRGRRAYVGSELPVYYPAERRFAPDLLVVLDVENHRRKKWFVSHEGHGLDWVMEIHVGGDRKKDAEYNVSRYARLGIPEYFIFDGGRLALEGYRLATPDARVYTRMESRNGRFTSEVLGLDLQVEGEDVRFWAGNAPLLVSEEFIERLEDQTMTLQRRAQEESRRADEESRRADEEARRANEAERRFKELEAELARLKKSQG from the coding sequence ATGGGACGTCATACCGACAAGGTTGGAGACGCCTTCCCCCGGGCGCCTTCGCAGGAAGAGTGGGAGCGGATGGGGCAGGAGGAGCGGGACCGGGTGGTGGCAACACTGCCGGGTGAGGTGACGTACGAAGAGATGGCGATGCCCGAGGGGGATGACCATCAGGAGCCCAAGGCGCTCGCACGCGAGGCGCTCCGGGGCTACTTCAAGCGTCGTGGACGCAGGGCTTACGTAGGCTCGGAATTGCCCGTGTATTACCCGGCGGAGCGACGATTCGCGCCGGACCTGTTGGTCGTGCTGGATGTGGAGAACCACCGCCGGAAGAAGTGGTTTGTCAGTCACGAGGGGCACGGGCTCGACTGGGTGATGGAGATCCACGTTGGGGGCGATCGGAAGAAGGATGCCGAGTACAACGTGAGCCGGTATGCCCGTCTGGGAATCCCCGAGTACTTCATCTTCGATGGGGGACGGCTCGCGTTGGAGGGCTACCGACTGGCGACACCGGATGCGCGTGTCTACACGCGTATGGAGTCCCGGAACGGTCGCTTCACCTCTGAGGTGCTGGGCCTCGACCTCCAGGTCGAAGGCGAGGACGTGCGTTTCTGGGCAGGCAACGCGCCGTTGCTGGTCTCCGAGGAGTTCATTGAACGTCTGGAAGATCAGACGATGACTCTGCAACGCCGTGCCCAGGAAGAATCCCGGCGAGCGGACGAAGAATCCCGGCGCGCGGACGAGGAGGCTCGACGCGCGAATGAGGCCGAACGCCGCTTCAAGGAACTCGAAGCCGAGCTCGCCCGGCTCAAGAAGTCCCAGGGCTGA
- a CDS encoding ComF family protein: MWKALLDLIYPPMCLACAKVLPGVGALFCEPCDTALERLPPVCCRTCAEPGTFPGNTCPRCQTVPPPFSRAWAPFAHEGPVARAIHRFKYEDHPDLAAPLGALLADEARRFLKTAPGCVVALPLHVRRFRKRQYDQAHLLAGELAKATGRTAPVGWLTRTRETRRQVGLSEAERAGNVAGAFVASRAVKGQEVLLLDDVFTTGSTARAAAVALRNAGATRVEVLTLARAFTLA; the protein is encoded by the coding sequence ATGTGGAAGGCCCTGTTGGATTTGATTTATCCGCCCATGTGTCTGGCCTGCGCGAAGGTGCTGCCGGGCGTGGGCGCGCTGTTCTGCGAGCCGTGTGACACGGCGTTGGAGCGGCTGCCGCCGGTGTGTTGCCGGACGTGCGCGGAGCCCGGCACGTTCCCGGGGAACACCTGTCCCCGTTGCCAGACGGTGCCGCCGCCGTTCAGCCGGGCCTGGGCGCCCTTCGCGCACGAGGGGCCGGTGGCGCGGGCCATCCACCGGTTCAAGTACGAGGACCACCCGGACCTGGCGGCGCCATTGGGGGCGCTGCTCGCGGACGAGGCACGGCGGTTCCTGAAGACCGCGCCCGGATGCGTGGTGGCGTTGCCGCTGCACGTGCGGCGCTTCCGGAAGCGGCAGTACGACCAGGCGCACCTGCTCGCGGGAGAGCTGGCGAAGGCCACGGGGCGGACGGCGCCGGTGGGGTGGCTTACGCGCACGCGGGAGACGCGCCGACAGGTGGGGCTGAGCGAAGCGGAGCGCGCGGGCAACGTGGCCGGAGCGTTCGTGGCGTCGCGGGCGGTGAAGGGGCAGGAGGTGCTGCTCCTGGATGACGTGTTCACCACGGGGTCCACCGCGCGGGCCGCCGCGGTCGCGCTGCGGAACGCGGGGGCCACGCGCGTGGAGGTGCTGACGTTGGCGAGGGCGTTCACCCTCGCCTGA
- a CDS encoding RNA ligase RtcB family protein, producing MNTSSSETSTAATVRIIASPQSWVEGEAVRQLEAVSRLPGMRLAVGLPDLHPGKGAPVGAAFESEGFLYPYLVGSDIGCGMGLWDVDLLTRKAKAERWAAKLDLEGPWEGDTAAVLAEHGASGTGFESALGTVGGGNHFAEVQRVEEVHDARVFEALGLREERLLLLVHSGSRGLGEAILRTHVDRHAAGGLTADSDEARAYLTRHDGAVLWAKANRALVAQRTLDGIGATGRRVLDVCHNSVTARHADGRVGWLHRKGAAPWDEGPVVIPGSRGALSYLVLPVGTGEQSAYSLAHGAGRKWTRSAARERLKERFTAESLTRTSFKSHVVCEDRDLLFEEAPPAYKAIDRVVTDLVEAGLVRVVATLAPVLTYKTRGRTAE from the coding sequence ATGAACACGTCCTCTTCTGAAACCTCCACGGCCGCGACCGTGCGCATCATCGCCTCGCCCCAGTCCTGGGTGGAGGGCGAGGCCGTCCGCCAACTGGAGGCCGTGTCGCGCCTGCCCGGGATGAGACTCGCGGTGGGCCTGCCCGACCTGCATCCCGGCAAGGGCGCTCCGGTGGGCGCGGCCTTCGAATCCGAGGGTTTCCTGTATCCCTATCTCGTGGGCAGCGACATCGGCTGTGGCATGGGGTTGTGGGACGTGGACCTGCTGACGCGCAAGGCGAAGGCGGAGCGGTGGGCGGCGAAGCTGGACCTGGAAGGGCCGTGGGAGGGTGACACGGCGGCGGTGCTCGCGGAGCACGGCGCGAGCGGCACGGGCTTCGAGTCGGCGCTGGGCACGGTGGGCGGCGGCAACCACTTCGCGGAGGTGCAGCGGGTGGAGGAGGTGCACGACGCGCGCGTCTTCGAGGCGCTGGGCCTGCGGGAGGAGCGGTTGCTGTTGCTCGTGCACTCGGGGTCGCGCGGACTGGGTGAGGCCATCCTGCGCACGCACGTGGACCGGCACGCGGCGGGCGGACTGACGGCGGACTCGGATGAAGCCCGCGCATACCTGACGCGGCATGACGGCGCGGTGCTGTGGGCGAAGGCGAACCGGGCGCTGGTGGCGCAGCGGACGTTGGATGGGATTGGGGCGACGGGGCGGCGGGTGTTGGACGTGTGCCACAACAGCGTGACGGCGCGGCATGCGGATGGACGCGTGGGGTGGTTGCACCGCAAGGGCGCGGCGCCCTGGGACGAGGGGCCGGTGGTGATTCCCGGCAGCCGCGGAGCGCTGAGCTATCTGGTGTTGCCGGTGGGCACGGGCGAGCAGAGCGCGTACAGCCTGGCGCACGGCGCGGGACGCAAATGGACGCGCTCGGCGGCGCGGGAGCGGCTGAAGGAGCGCTTCACGGCGGAGTCGCTGACGCGCACGTCCTTCAAGAGCCACGTGGTGTGCGAGGACCGGGACCTGCTCTTCGAGGAGGCGCCGCCCGCGTACAAGGCCATCGACCGCGTGGTGACGGACCTGGTGGAGGCGGGGCTGGTGCGGGTGGTGGCGACGCTGGCGCCGGTGCTCACGTACAAGACGCGAGGCCGCACGGCGGAGTGA